The following are encoded together in the Peromyscus leucopus breed LL Stock chromosome 1, UCI_PerLeu_2.1, whole genome shotgun sequence genome:
- the Smc3 gene encoding structural maintenance of chromosomes protein 3 isoform X2: MHLRSQGKEDSANPPIPAIQFVLSDEFSHLRPEQRLALLHEGTGPRVISAFVEIIFDNSDNRLPIDKEEVSLRRVIGAKKDQYFLDKKMVTKNDVMNLLESAGFSRSNPYYIVKQGKINQMATAPDSQRLKLLREVAGTRVYDERKEESISLMKETEGKREKINELLKYIEERLHTLEEEKEELAQYQKWDKMRRALEYTIYNQELNETRAKLDELSAKRETSGEKSRQLRDAQQDARDKMEDIERQVRELKTKISAMKEEKEQLSAERQEQIKQRTKLELKAKDLQDELAGNSEQRKRLLKERQKLLEKIEEKQKELAETEPKFNSVKEKEERGIARLAQATQERTDLYAKQGRGSQFTSKEERDKWIKKELKSLDQAINDKKRQIAAIHKDLEDTEANKEKNLEQYNKLDQDLNEVKARVEELDRKYYEVKNKKDELQSERNYLWREENAEQQALAAKREDLEKKQQLLRAATGKAILNGIDSINKVLDHFRRKGINQHVQNGYHGIVMNNFECEPAFYTCVEVTAGNRLFYHIVDSDEVSTKILMEFNKMNLPGEVTFLPLNKLDVRDTAYPETNDAIPMISKLRYNPRFDKAFKHVFGKTLICRSMEVSTQLARAFTMDCITLEGDQVSHRGALTGGYYDTRKSRLELQKDVRKAEEELGELEAKLNENLRRNIERINNEIDQLMNQMQQIETQQRKFKASRDSILSEMKMLKEKRQQSEKTFMPKQRSLQSLEASLHAMESTRESLKAELGTDLLSQLSLEDQKRVDALNDEIRQLQQENRQLLNERIKLEGIITRVETYLNENLRKRLDQVEQELNELRETEGGTVLTATTSELEAINKRVKDTMARSEDLDNSIDKTEAGIKELQKSMERWKNMEKEHMDAINHDTKELEKMTNRQGMLLKKKEECMKKIRELGSLPQEAFEKYQTLSLKQLFRKLEQCNTELKKYSHVNKKALDQFVNFSEQKEKLIKRQEELDRGYKSIMELMNVLELRKYEAIQLTFKQVSKNFSEVFQKLVPGGKATLVMKKGDVEGSQSQDEGEGSGESERGSGSQSSVPSVDQFTGVGIRVSFTGKQGEMREMQQLSGGQKSLVALALIFAIQKCDPAPFYLFDEIDQALDAQHRKAVSDMIMELAVHAQFITTTFRPELLESADKFYGVKFRNKVSHIDVITAEMAKDFVEDDTTHG; the protein is encoded by the exons ATGCACCTCAGATCCCAGGGAAAGGAGGACAGTGCGAATCCACCCATCCCAG ccATTCAGTTTGTTCTTAGTGATGAATTCAGTCATCTTCGCCCGGAGCAGCGATTGGCTTTATTGCAT gaGGGTACAGGTCCTCGtgttatttctgcttttgtgGAAATCATTTTTGACAATTCAGACAACCGGTTACCA attGATAAAGAGGAAGTTTCACTTCGAAGAGTTATTGGTGCCAAAAAAGATCAGTATTTCCTAGATAAGAAGATGGTCAC GAAAAATGATGTGATGAATCTCCTTGAAAGTGCTGGGTTTTCTCGAAGTAATCCctattacattgttaaacaagGAAAG ATCAACCAAATGGCAACAGCACCAGATTCTCAGAGATTAAAGCTATTGAGAGAAGTAGCTGGTACTAGAGTGTATGATGAACGTAAGGAAGAAAGCATCTCCCTAATGAAAGAAACAG aggGCAAACGGGAAAAAATCAATGAGTTGTTAAAATACATTGAAGAGCGGTTACATACtctagaggaggaaaaggaagaactcGCCCAGTATCAGAAGTGGGATAAAATGAGGCGTGCCCTGGAGTACACCATCTACAACCAGGAGCTCAATGAGACTCGGGCCAAGCTGGACGAG ctttcTGCTAAGCGAGAAACAAGTGGAGAGAAATCTAGACAATTAAGAGATGCCCAGCAGGATGCAAGAGATAAAATGGAG GATATTGAGCGCCAGGTTagagaactgaaaacaaaaatttcagctatgaaagaagaaaaagagcagcTTAGTGCTGAGAGGCAAGAGCAGATTAAGCAAAGGACCAAGTTGGAACTTAAAGCCAAGGATTTACAAGATGAGCTGGCAGGCAATAGTGAACAGCGG AAACGTTTATTAAAAGAAAGGCAGAAGCTGCttgaaaaaatagaagaaaaacagaaagaactggCAGAGACAGAACCTAAATTCAACAgcgtaaaagaaaaagaagagcgaGGAATTGCTAG ATTGGCTCAAGCTACCCAGGAAAGAACTGACCTTTATGCAAAGCAGGGTCGAGGAAGCCAGTTTACatcaaaggaagaaagggataAGTGGATTAAAAAGGAGCTGAAGTCTTTAGATCAGGCTATTAATGACAAGAAAAGACAGATTGCTGCTATACATAAGGATCTGGAGGATACCGAggcaaataaagagaaaaatctggaGCAATACAAT aAACTGGATCAGGATCTCAATGAAGTCAAAGCTCGGGTTGAAGAACTGGACAGAAAATATTATGaagtaaaaaataagaaagatgaaTTACAAAGTGAAAGAAA TTACttgtggagagaggagaatgcagaGCAACAAGCACTTGCTGCTAAAAGAGAAGACCTGGAAAAGAAGCAGCAACTTCTTAGAGCGGCAACAGGAAAG GCTATTTTAAATGGAATAGACAGCATAAACAAAGTGCTAGATCATTTTCGTCGAAAAGGAATAAACCAACATGTTCAAAATGGCTATCATGGCATCGTAATGAATAATTTTGAGTGTGAGCCAGCTTTCTATACTTGTGTGGAAGTCACTGCTGGTAACAg GTTATTTTATCACATTGTTGATTCAGATGAAGTCAGCACGAAGATTTTAATGGAGTTCAATAAAATGAATCTTCCTGGAGAAGTGACTTTTCTGCCTCTTAACAAGTTAGATGTGAGGGATACTGCCTATCCTGAAACCAAT GATGCTATTCCTATGATCAGTAAACTGAGGTACAATCCCAGGTTTGACAAAGCTTTCAAACATGTTTTTGGGAAGACACTCATCTGTCGGAGCATGGAAGTTTCCACTCAGCTGGCTCGTGCTTTCACTATGGATTGTATTACTTTGGAAG GTGATCAAGTCAGCCATCGAGGTGCTCTGACTGGAGGCTATTACGACACAAGAAAGTCTCGACTTGAGCTACAGAAAGATGTcagaaaagcagaagaggagTTGGGTGAGCTTGAAGCAAAGCTCAATGAAAACCTTCGCAGAAACATTgaaa GGATTAATAATGAAATTGATCAGTTGATGAACCAAATGCAGCAGATAGAGACCCAACAAAGGAAATTTAAAGCATCCAGAGATAGTATATTGTCAGAGATGAAGATGCTAAAAGAGAAGAGGCAGCAGTCAGAGAAGACCTTTATGCCAAAG CAACGTAGCTTACAGAGCTTGGAGGCAAGTCTGCATGCTATGGAGTCTACCAGAGAATCACTGAAAGCAGAACTAGGAACTGATTTGCTTTCTCAACTCAGTCTAGAAGATCAGAAAAGAGTAGATGCACTGAATGATGAAATCCGTCAACTTCAGCAG GAAAACAGACAGCTGCTAAATGAAAGAATTAAACTAGAAGGTATTATTACTCGAGTAGAGACTTACCTGAATGAGAATCTGAGGAAACGCTTGGACCAAGTAGAACAG GAACTTAATGaactgagagagacagaaggtGGTACTGTTCTTACAGCCACAACCTCAGAACTTGAAGCTATCAATAAAAGAGTAAAAGATACTATGGCAAGATCAGAAG ATTTGGATAATTCCATTGACAAAACCGAAGCTGGAATTAAAGAGCTCCAGAAAAGTATGGAGCGCTGGAAAAATATGGAGAAAGAACACATGGATGCTATAAATCATGACACTAAAGAGCTGGAGAAGATGACCAACCGGCAAGGCATGCtgctgaagaagaaagaggagtgCATGAAGAAGATCCGCGAGCTGGGCTCCCTTCCCCAGGAAGCCTTTGAGAAGTATCAGACACTGAGCCTTAAGCAG TTGTTTCGAAAACTTGAGCAGTGCAACACAGAGTTGAAGAAGTACAGCCATGTCAACAAAAAAGCTTTAGATCAGTTTGTGAATTTCTCTGAGCAGAAAGAAAAGTTGATAAAGCGACAAGAAGAATTGGATAGAGGATACAAATCAATCATGGAATTAATGAATGTACTTGAACTTCGAAAATATGAAGCTATTCAGTTAACTTTCAAACAG gtgtCCAAGAACTTCAGTGAAGTATTCCAGAAGTTAGTACCTGGTGGCAAAGCGACTCTGGTGATGAAGAAAGGGGATGTGGAGGGCAGTCAGTCTCAGGATGAAGGAGAAGGGAGCGGCGAAAGTGAGAGGGGCTCGGGGTCACAGAGCAGCGTGCCGTCGGTTGACCAGTTCACAGGAGTCGGAATCAGG GTATCATTTACGGGAAAGCAAGGTGAAATGAGAGAAATGCAGCAGCTTTCAGGCGGACAGAAATCTCTGGTGGCCCTTGCTCTGATTTTTGCCATTCAGAAATGTGACCCTGCTCCTTTTTACTTGTTTGATGAGATTGACCAAGCTTTGGATGCTCAGCACAGAAAAGCTGTCTCAG ACATGATCATGGAACTAGCTGTGCACGCCCAGTTTATTACTACTACTTTTAGGCCTGAACTGCTCGAGTCAGCCGACAAATTCTATGGTGTAAAGTTCAGAAATaag GTCAGTCACATTGATGTGATCACAGCGGAGATGGCCAAAGATTTTGTAGAAGATGATACCACCCATGGTTAA
- the Smc3 gene encoding structural maintenance of chromosomes protein 3 isoform X1: MYIKQVIIQGFRSYRDQTIVDPFSSKHNVIVGRNGSGKSNFFYAIQFVLSDEFSHLRPEQRLALLHEGTGPRVISAFVEIIFDNSDNRLPIDKEEVSLRRVIGAKKDQYFLDKKMVTKNDVMNLLESAGFSRSNPYYIVKQGKINQMATAPDSQRLKLLREVAGTRVYDERKEESISLMKETEGKREKINELLKYIEERLHTLEEEKEELAQYQKWDKMRRALEYTIYNQELNETRAKLDELSAKRETSGEKSRQLRDAQQDARDKMEDIERQVRELKTKISAMKEEKEQLSAERQEQIKQRTKLELKAKDLQDELAGNSEQRKRLLKERQKLLEKIEEKQKELAETEPKFNSVKEKEERGIARLAQATQERTDLYAKQGRGSQFTSKEERDKWIKKELKSLDQAINDKKRQIAAIHKDLEDTEANKEKNLEQYNKLDQDLNEVKARVEELDRKYYEVKNKKDELQSERNYLWREENAEQQALAAKREDLEKKQQLLRAATGKAILNGIDSINKVLDHFRRKGINQHVQNGYHGIVMNNFECEPAFYTCVEVTAGNRLFYHIVDSDEVSTKILMEFNKMNLPGEVTFLPLNKLDVRDTAYPETNDAIPMISKLRYNPRFDKAFKHVFGKTLICRSMEVSTQLARAFTMDCITLEGDQVSHRGALTGGYYDTRKSRLELQKDVRKAEEELGELEAKLNENLRRNIERINNEIDQLMNQMQQIETQQRKFKASRDSILSEMKMLKEKRQQSEKTFMPKQRSLQSLEASLHAMESTRESLKAELGTDLLSQLSLEDQKRVDALNDEIRQLQQENRQLLNERIKLEGIITRVETYLNENLRKRLDQVEQELNELRETEGGTVLTATTSELEAINKRVKDTMARSEDLDNSIDKTEAGIKELQKSMERWKNMEKEHMDAINHDTKELEKMTNRQGMLLKKKEECMKKIRELGSLPQEAFEKYQTLSLKQLFRKLEQCNTELKKYSHVNKKALDQFVNFSEQKEKLIKRQEELDRGYKSIMELMNVLELRKYEAIQLTFKQVSKNFSEVFQKLVPGGKATLVMKKGDVEGSQSQDEGEGSGESERGSGSQSSVPSVDQFTGVGIRVSFTGKQGEMREMQQLSGGQKSLVALALIFAIQKCDPAPFYLFDEIDQALDAQHRKAVSDMIMELAVHAQFITTTFRPELLESADKFYGVKFRNKVSHIDVITAEMAKDFVEDDTTHG, from the exons tgGGCAGAAATGGATCTGGAAAAAGCAACTTTTTTTATG ccATTCAGTTTGTTCTTAGTGATGAATTCAGTCATCTTCGCCCGGAGCAGCGATTGGCTTTATTGCAT gaGGGTACAGGTCCTCGtgttatttctgcttttgtgGAAATCATTTTTGACAATTCAGACAACCGGTTACCA attGATAAAGAGGAAGTTTCACTTCGAAGAGTTATTGGTGCCAAAAAAGATCAGTATTTCCTAGATAAGAAGATGGTCAC GAAAAATGATGTGATGAATCTCCTTGAAAGTGCTGGGTTTTCTCGAAGTAATCCctattacattgttaaacaagGAAAG ATCAACCAAATGGCAACAGCACCAGATTCTCAGAGATTAAAGCTATTGAGAGAAGTAGCTGGTACTAGAGTGTATGATGAACGTAAGGAAGAAAGCATCTCCCTAATGAAAGAAACAG aggGCAAACGGGAAAAAATCAATGAGTTGTTAAAATACATTGAAGAGCGGTTACATACtctagaggaggaaaaggaagaactcGCCCAGTATCAGAAGTGGGATAAAATGAGGCGTGCCCTGGAGTACACCATCTACAACCAGGAGCTCAATGAGACTCGGGCCAAGCTGGACGAG ctttcTGCTAAGCGAGAAACAAGTGGAGAGAAATCTAGACAATTAAGAGATGCCCAGCAGGATGCAAGAGATAAAATGGAG GATATTGAGCGCCAGGTTagagaactgaaaacaaaaatttcagctatgaaagaagaaaaagagcagcTTAGTGCTGAGAGGCAAGAGCAGATTAAGCAAAGGACCAAGTTGGAACTTAAAGCCAAGGATTTACAAGATGAGCTGGCAGGCAATAGTGAACAGCGG AAACGTTTATTAAAAGAAAGGCAGAAGCTGCttgaaaaaatagaagaaaaacagaaagaactggCAGAGACAGAACCTAAATTCAACAgcgtaaaagaaaaagaagagcgaGGAATTGCTAG ATTGGCTCAAGCTACCCAGGAAAGAACTGACCTTTATGCAAAGCAGGGTCGAGGAAGCCAGTTTACatcaaaggaagaaagggataAGTGGATTAAAAAGGAGCTGAAGTCTTTAGATCAGGCTATTAATGACAAGAAAAGACAGATTGCTGCTATACATAAGGATCTGGAGGATACCGAggcaaataaagagaaaaatctggaGCAATACAAT aAACTGGATCAGGATCTCAATGAAGTCAAAGCTCGGGTTGAAGAACTGGACAGAAAATATTATGaagtaaaaaataagaaagatgaaTTACAAAGTGAAAGAAA TTACttgtggagagaggagaatgcagaGCAACAAGCACTTGCTGCTAAAAGAGAAGACCTGGAAAAGAAGCAGCAACTTCTTAGAGCGGCAACAGGAAAG GCTATTTTAAATGGAATAGACAGCATAAACAAAGTGCTAGATCATTTTCGTCGAAAAGGAATAAACCAACATGTTCAAAATGGCTATCATGGCATCGTAATGAATAATTTTGAGTGTGAGCCAGCTTTCTATACTTGTGTGGAAGTCACTGCTGGTAACAg GTTATTTTATCACATTGTTGATTCAGATGAAGTCAGCACGAAGATTTTAATGGAGTTCAATAAAATGAATCTTCCTGGAGAAGTGACTTTTCTGCCTCTTAACAAGTTAGATGTGAGGGATACTGCCTATCCTGAAACCAAT GATGCTATTCCTATGATCAGTAAACTGAGGTACAATCCCAGGTTTGACAAAGCTTTCAAACATGTTTTTGGGAAGACACTCATCTGTCGGAGCATGGAAGTTTCCACTCAGCTGGCTCGTGCTTTCACTATGGATTGTATTACTTTGGAAG GTGATCAAGTCAGCCATCGAGGTGCTCTGACTGGAGGCTATTACGACACAAGAAAGTCTCGACTTGAGCTACAGAAAGATGTcagaaaagcagaagaggagTTGGGTGAGCTTGAAGCAAAGCTCAATGAAAACCTTCGCAGAAACATTgaaa GGATTAATAATGAAATTGATCAGTTGATGAACCAAATGCAGCAGATAGAGACCCAACAAAGGAAATTTAAAGCATCCAGAGATAGTATATTGTCAGAGATGAAGATGCTAAAAGAGAAGAGGCAGCAGTCAGAGAAGACCTTTATGCCAAAG CAACGTAGCTTACAGAGCTTGGAGGCAAGTCTGCATGCTATGGAGTCTACCAGAGAATCACTGAAAGCAGAACTAGGAACTGATTTGCTTTCTCAACTCAGTCTAGAAGATCAGAAAAGAGTAGATGCACTGAATGATGAAATCCGTCAACTTCAGCAG GAAAACAGACAGCTGCTAAATGAAAGAATTAAACTAGAAGGTATTATTACTCGAGTAGAGACTTACCTGAATGAGAATCTGAGGAAACGCTTGGACCAAGTAGAACAG GAACTTAATGaactgagagagacagaaggtGGTACTGTTCTTACAGCCACAACCTCAGAACTTGAAGCTATCAATAAAAGAGTAAAAGATACTATGGCAAGATCAGAAG ATTTGGATAATTCCATTGACAAAACCGAAGCTGGAATTAAAGAGCTCCAGAAAAGTATGGAGCGCTGGAAAAATATGGAGAAAGAACACATGGATGCTATAAATCATGACACTAAAGAGCTGGAGAAGATGACCAACCGGCAAGGCATGCtgctgaagaagaaagaggagtgCATGAAGAAGATCCGCGAGCTGGGCTCCCTTCCCCAGGAAGCCTTTGAGAAGTATCAGACACTGAGCCTTAAGCAG TTGTTTCGAAAACTTGAGCAGTGCAACACAGAGTTGAAGAAGTACAGCCATGTCAACAAAAAAGCTTTAGATCAGTTTGTGAATTTCTCTGAGCAGAAAGAAAAGTTGATAAAGCGACAAGAAGAATTGGATAGAGGATACAAATCAATCATGGAATTAATGAATGTACTTGAACTTCGAAAATATGAAGCTATTCAGTTAACTTTCAAACAG gtgtCCAAGAACTTCAGTGAAGTATTCCAGAAGTTAGTACCTGGTGGCAAAGCGACTCTGGTGATGAAGAAAGGGGATGTGGAGGGCAGTCAGTCTCAGGATGAAGGAGAAGGGAGCGGCGAAAGTGAGAGGGGCTCGGGGTCACAGAGCAGCGTGCCGTCGGTTGACCAGTTCACAGGAGTCGGAATCAGG GTATCATTTACGGGAAAGCAAGGTGAAATGAGAGAAATGCAGCAGCTTTCAGGCGGACAGAAATCTCTGGTGGCCCTTGCTCTGATTTTTGCCATTCAGAAATGTGACCCTGCTCCTTTTTACTTGTTTGATGAGATTGACCAAGCTTTGGATGCTCAGCACAGAAAAGCTGTCTCAG ACATGATCATGGAACTAGCTGTGCACGCCCAGTTTATTACTACTACTTTTAGGCCTGAACTGCTCGAGTCAGCCGACAAATTCTATGGTGTAAAGTTCAGAAATaag GTCAGTCACATTGATGTGATCACAGCGGAGATGGCCAAAGATTTTGTAGAAGATGATACCACCCATGGTTAA